From one Kwoniella shandongensis chromosome 4, complete sequence genomic stretch:
- a CDS encoding tubulin beta chain, protein MGRSVREIVHLQTGQCGNQIGAKFWEVVSEEHGIQADGSYKGTTDIQLERINVYYNEAAAGKYVPRAVLIDLEPGTMDSIRSGPLGSLFRPDNFVFGQSGAGNNWAKGHYTEGAELVDSVLDVVRREAEGCDCLQGFQITHSLGGGTGAGMGTLLISKIREEFPDRMMCTFSVVPSPKVSDTVVEPYNATLSVHQLVENSDETFCIDNEALYDICMRTLKLSSPTYGDLNHLVSLVMSGITTCLRFPGQLNSDLRKLAVNMVPFPRLHFFMVGFAPLTARGSASYRAVTVPELTQQMFDAKNMMAASDPRHGRYLTVACYYRGKVSMKEVEDQIQAVQTKNSAYFVEWIPGNISAAQCDIPPRGLKMSSTFICNSTSIQSLFKRIGEQFSAMYRRKAFVHWYTGEGMDELEFSEAESNLQDLVSEYMQYQEASADDEEIYDEEIPIEEEEM, encoded by the exons ATGGGTCGTTCAGTGCGTGAGATCGTCCACCTGCAAACCGGTCAATGTGGTAATCAAATCGGTGCCAAGTTCTG GGAGGTCGTGTCTGAGGAGCACGGTATCCAGGCCGACGGTTCTTACAAGGGTACCACCGACATCCAGCTCGAGCGCATCAACGTCTACTACAATGAGGCCGCTGCTGGCAAGTACGTGCCCCGTGCCGTCCTCATTGATTTGGAGCCCGGAACCATGGACTCGATCAGGAGTGGTCCTTTGGGAAGCTTGTTCCGACCTGACAACTT CGTCTTCGGTCAGAGCGGTGCTGGTAACAACTGGGCTAAGGGTCACTACACCGAGG GTGCCGAGCTTGTCGACTCAGTCCTCGACGTCGTCCGACGAGAGGCCGAGGGATGTGATTGTCTCCAAGGTTTCCAGATCACCCACTCCCTCGGTGGTGGTACCGGTGCCGGTATGGGTACACTCTTGATCTCCAAGATCCGAGAGGAGTTCCCCGACCGAATGATGTGTACTTTCTCCGTTGTTCCTTCtcccaag GTCTCCGACACCGTTGTTGAGCCTTACAACGCCACCCTCTCCGTTCACCAGCTCGTTGAGAACTCTGACGAGACCTTCTGTATCGATAACGAGGCTCTTTACGACATCTGCATGCGAACCCTCAAGCTTTCCAGCCCTACCTACGGTGACTTGAAccacctcgtctccctcGTCATGTCAGGTATCACTACCTGTCTTCGATTCCCCGGTCAGCTCAACTCCGATCTCCGAAAGTTGGCCGTTAACATGGTTCCCTTCCCTCGTCTCCATTTCTTCATGGTCGGATTCGCTCCTCTCACTGCTAGGGGTTCCGCCAGTTACAGGGCTGTCACCGTTCCCGAGCTCACTCAACAGATGTTCGACGCTAAGAACATGATGGCTGCCTCTGACCCTCGACACGGT CGATACCTCACCGTTGCTTGTTACTACCGAGGAAAGGTCTCCatgaaggaggttgaggaccAGATCCAGGCCGTCCAGACTAAGAACTCGGCCTACTTCGTTGAGTGGATCCCCGGAAACATCTCTGCTGCGCAGTG TGACATCCCCCCTCGAGGTCTCAAGATGTCCTCCACCTTTATCTGCaactccacttccatccaaTCGCTCTTCAAGCGTATCGGAGAGCAGTTCTCTGCCATGTACCGACGAAAGGCTTTCGTCCACTGGTACACTGGAGAGGGTATGGACGAGCTCGAATTC TCCGAGGCCGAGTCCAACTTGCAAGATCTCGTTTCCGAGTACATGCAATACCAGGAGGCCAGcgccgatgacgaggagatctacgacgaggagatccccattgaggaggaggagatgtaA